One stretch of Streptomyces sp. R21 DNA includes these proteins:
- a CDS encoding tautomerase family protein: MAPDAPRDVELKRDLVKRVTDAFIDAYKIPAESVHVWIHEVPADSWGTAGKLTADK; this comes from the coding sequence TTGGCCCCCGACGCCCCGCGCGATGTCGAACTCAAGCGGGACCTCGTCAAGCGTGTCACCGACGCCTTCATCGACGCGTACAAGATCCCGGCGGAGAGCGTGCATGTGTGGATCCACGAGGTGCCGGCGGACAGTTGGGGTACCGCAGGGAAGCTGACCGCCGACAAGTAG